A part of Capsicum annuum cultivar UCD-10X-F1 chromosome 6, UCD10Xv1.1, whole genome shotgun sequence genomic DNA contains:
- the LOC124899519 gene encoding uncharacterized protein LOC124899519, with protein MVEDERYEQFSWGKSLFQKLMSTWRQDFFVEKQLYQIGGMPYVLNVWMYEYCYEVDSTIAERMGDVISRIFNWKVVGIKVKYEKLIRGMFNKDIELNDPESAFSCDTSIDHSGKRPADDMHTRSDSELQGFKDFSIVPPPKILKKIDLSTDTSASQPTKRRRVVCFDVKTVEMQKCEKTPPSVSRGYMSTSKTPTSISDRVNAGNICPSSPSKSILQATFDVKWDETKLFIQSYESFFISGEEYDKISTCKTAKEMRDKLEVTYEGTKVKKSKIVVMVNELFKMEENENIEGDKARIIESPTFQGEQSKSADVTWKSTNTCTKTATLDALVEVVVNLKSDYANVETSIIVYIHKDHPDDYPSTIPESAQAELDTIIKYLAAPVDELFIEVVILIEETVNQHFISDSQIPPDFFDAVFAAHQAAKTPAKRTRTKSKVFKSPYLTEFAVGSKSIEDETTELKQKFTFDGFIISDDMSRGVIEE; from the exons ATGGTTGAGGATGAAAGGTACGAACAATTTTCATGGGGAAAGTCTTTGTTTCAAAAGCTTATGTCAACATGGAGACAGGATTTCTTTGTTGAAAAACAGTTATACCAGATAGGGGGAATGCCTTATGTGCTGAATGTTTGGATGTATGAATATTGTTATGAGGTAGATAGTACGATAGCTGAGCGGATGGGAGATGtaatttcaagaatttttaaCTGGAAAGTTGTTGGAATCAAGGTCAAGTACGAGAAGTTAATAAGGGGTATGTTCAACAAG GACATTGAATTAAATGATCCTGAATCTGCATTCTCATGTGATACTTCTATAGATCATAGTGGTAAACGGCCTGCTGATGACATGCATACACGTTCGGACTCCGAGCTACAAGGTTTTAAGGATTTCAGTATTGTCCCACCTCCAAAAATTCTTAAAAAGATAGATCTGAGTACCGATACATCAGCATCACAACCTACGAAAAGGCGGAGGGTAGTTTGTTTTGATGTTAAAACTGTAGAGATGCAAAAATGTGAGAAAACACCACCATCTGTTTCAAGAGGATATATGTCAACAAGCAAAACACCAACTTCTATTTCAGATCGTGTTAACGCAGGAAATATATGTCCATCATCTCCCAGCAAGTCTATTCTTCAGGCCACTTTTGATGTCAAGTGGGACGAGACAAAGTTGTTTATCCAGTCTTATGAAAGTTTTTTCATAAG TGGAgaagaatatgacaagatatcaacttgCAAAACTGCAAAAGAGATGCGGGATAAAttagaggtaacctatgaaggaaccaaagtcaaaaagtcaaagattGTTGTCATGGTCAATGAGttgttcaaaatggaagaaaatgagaacATTGAA GGGGATAAAGCAAGAATAATAGAGTCGCCTACCTTTCAGGGGGAGCAGAGCAAGTCAGCTGATGTTACATGGAAGTCAACTAATACTTGtacaa AAACTGCCACATTAGATGCTCTTGTCGAAGTTGTGGTAAATCTGAAATCAGATTACGCTAATGTTGAAACATCAATTATCGTATATATTCATAAAGATCACCCG gATGATTACCCAAGTACAATTCCAGAATCTGCTCAAGCCGAGTTAGACACAATAATAAAGTATCTAGCAGCACCTGTGGATGAACTTTTTATCGAAGTTGTTATTCTGATAGAAGAAACGGTCAACCAGCATTTCATATCAGATAGTCAAATTCCTCCAGATTTTTTTGATGCAGTTTTCGCAGCACATCAAGCTGCAAAAACCCCTGCTAAGAGGACTAGAACTAAATCTAAAGTATTTAAGTCACCTTACTTGACAGAGTTTGCTGTTGGTTCAAAATCCATTGAGGATGAAACCACAGAATtgaaacaaaaattcacatttgatGGTTTTATAATATCTGATGATATGTCGAGGGGTGTCATTGAGGAGTAG